The genomic DNA GTCTGATATGTTTTAGTTTATCGTTAAAATACTAAATAAGAAAAATGAGCTGACAAAAAGGAGAAAAAGAAATGATCACTTCAGTTATAAAAAAATTACAAGAACAATTAAAGATACATTTTCAGCCGTTTTTAAATCCACCTGCGTCTGAGGACAAAATTAAGGCAGTTGAGAAGGAAATGAACGTAACCTTTCCAGAAGACTTGCGTGCTCTTTATCTGACACATAATGGCGAGAAACAATCGGGGCCGGGATTATTTTTTGGACTTCCTTTTCTTTCGTTGGATGAAATGCTGACAGAATGGAAATGTTGGGTGGGCTTAGAGGAGGATGAAGAACTAAATACGATTGATGCCTACTCAGTACCGCAATTGTGGATTAAAGAAAAATACGCGAACCGTTATTGGATCCCGATCAGTACAGACTTTGGGGGAAATCATCTCGGAATTGATCTTGATCCTGATGAATGCGGAAAAAGAGGGCAAGTCATTAATTTTGGTGCCGATGAAGAAGTAAAATACGTCATTGCGTATCATCTAAGCGATTTCCTCACATTTATCACAAATACACTTAAAGATGGCACTTACACGATCGACGAACAAGAAGGCGATGTAAGTTGGAGCTATGGATCGATTGAACAGCTCCACTTTTTAGATGCCATTCGTACGATGGAACTGCCTGTTCTACATCCGATAGAAAAAAATAGTGCAGATGCCGATGGGTGGTTCGAGCAATTAGATAATGACTGGGTTTCGATTGTAAACGAAATGGCGGTAAATCCACAATCATTTACACAAAAGAAAAATTTACTTTTAATGGGTAAAGAGCTGACGCATATTACACCGCTCACAATATGTACAGATGTAAGGGAGTTGGTTTTAAGCGGCAACTACATTAATAATTTATCACCGTTAAAAGCAATAACTTCTCTGAAAAATTTATATCTTTGCAACAACCCTGTAACGGACTTAAAACCAATTGCATACTTGAAACATTTGCAATTTTTAAATCTTGAAAAAACAAATGTGACTAATATCCAGCCGCTTACTGTTTTATCAGCGTTAAAAATATTAAATATTGCTCATACTAAAATTGCTGATTATTCGCCTTTATCCGAGTGTAAAAAGCTAGAAACATTGACGTGTGCGATTTCTCATATAAAGCAACTTGAAGCTATTGTAAACATTGCTGCTTTAAAGGAGCTGCACATACAAAGATTAGAAAACGTGACGGAAGAAGTTTTAGCGTTATTAGGAAATTTAAAAACATTAAAGTCATTGAAAATCGAAAACGCCACTTTACAACATGTAGATTTTTTACGTAAAAACAATGCGCTGCAACAATTAACATTTACAAATTCAGTAATTAAAGATGCTTCAACGATAGTAAAACTAAGCCGTTTAACGAAATTAACGTTAGAAGGTTCGACAATTGGCAATCTTGAAAGCATTGCCTCTTCAAAATCTTTAACTACATTTACAGGCTCTTTTGCACAATTTTATTTGTTAAAAGATTTATTTATTCAAAAAATAGATTTTTCACAGCTTGTTGGAGAAACATCAGAAGAGGAAAAAGAAATATGGCTTCATTATTTAAGAAAATATTGAATATAATGTTAATTCGGTTGTTTTAATAGGTCTTATTATCTATTTTTTAAAAAACCACCCCTAATATTAATAGATGAACATGATAAAGTGATCGTCTATTTTCTTAAACTTATAGGATATAGACTAACATTTTTCGCTTAAAAAGGTACGTCCTTATTACAGTAGCCCATTTTATTATACTTTCAATTTTTTACCTTTAGTATTAGGCTTAACAACAGCATTAAAACTTTTAATCTTGCTGAATACAGCATCGTCTTCAGTTGATATGTTTAGCTTATTTCTATATGATCACAAGTACCAAAAGACTCAGTTCTAAAAAATAATGGCATGAAGAAATAGTGGCGACCATCGCGTATTTCCTAAAAAACCGCAGTTCATCATCAGTTGCGGTTTTTTGATGTAAATTTTATCTTTCACAAATATGTTAAGCAGCTACTAGAAATTAAACTGACATCTTTAAGCTAAATTCACATGTTAAATTACATGTAAATGTAAATTAAAGCAGATACTATTTCGTGAAATCTATATAAAAGGAGATTGTTTGCGATGACTAAACCAGTAAAATCAGTAACATCACCGAAAAAATTTATCATTGGTCAAAATTTATTAGGAGATCTATCAACGTATACAAAAACATTTGGTGATGATGCTTATGTTATTTGTGATGAATTTATCCTTGAACGTGCAAAAAAAGAAGCGGAAAAATCATTTGAAGATGCTGGTCATAAAAGTGAATTTGTTCAATTTAATTATCAAATTACACAAGAAGAAATTGATCGACACCGTGAAGCAATTAGAAAAACAGGTGCAAATGTAATCGTTGGTATTGGTGGAGGAAAAACGTTAGATACAGCTAAAGCAACTGCCTATTATGAACATTTACCAGTGGTCATTTTCCCAACTATCGCTTCAACAGATGCACCCTGTACAGCACTTGCAGTTATATACAATTCAGATGGTTCATTTGATCGTTACTTATTTTTGCCGGCGAATCCAGATGTAGTATTAGCGGATACAAATATATTAGCAGCTGCCCCGACTCGCTTTTTTGTTGCTGGAATTGGCGATGCCCTTGCTACATATTTCGAAGCACGCGCATGTTATCACAAAAACGGTGATAACTTAGCGAATATGAAACCTTCACTTGCTGGGTTAGGTTTATCGAAAATGTGCTATGACACAATTTTAAAATATGGTCATCAAGCTAAAATTGCAGTAGATCATGGAATTTCTACTCCAGCTGTTGAAAATACAATCGAAGCAACAATTTATTTAAGTGGTGTCGGTGCTGAAGCGGGTGGCTTAGCTGCCGCACATGCGATCCATAACGGAATGACTGCCGTTCCATCTCTCCACAAGGCGCAACACGGTGAAAAAGTCGTATTCGGTTTATTAACACAGCTTGTTTTAGAAAATGCACCAAAAGAGGAGCTTGAAACAGTTATTGAATTTATTAAAAAAGTTGGTCTGCCTCTAACATTAAACGATTTAGGTCTCGATAAATTTAGAGAGGAAGAATGGAGAAAAGTAGCGGAAGATGCGTGTGCTGAAGGAGATACAATGGGGAACATGCCACACCCCGTAACTCCTGACGATGTGTACCAAGCAATCATTGCGGCAAATGCATTAGCTGAATATTATCATGATTAAAATATTCATTTAGATAGGCGGCAAAGTTTCGCCGACGAAAGAATTAACAATCGTTACATTGATTGAAGGGGCAAGTATATATTTAACATGAGAAGGACTGAAAGTGTTTTCCGCTTTGATAAAATTGTAAAACCGTGAATAATGGGGAGCATTTTCAACCGAAAAAAATTGATTTCAGAAAAGATGTTACTAAAAGCAAGAAAATAGTAAAAGGAAAGGATAGATGAACAGGGGATGACACCTGCTTACATCTATCTTTTCTGTCTAACTTAGTTACTGCACCTGTCCGAATCAATTTATAATTTGCAAATTTAAAAGTTTCATTTCACAAAATGAAGGAAACATAGTATACTAATTCCAAGTAAACGAATATGAAATATGAGTTATATGAAGTAAACTACATCCGCTATTACTGAATAGAAGGAGAATAGAGAGGGGGGAAATATATAAGAAAAGAGAATTACAAAAATCTAGTGAGACAAAATTAGCCACTTTTGATTGCCTTCATTATCCTGATTTATACTTTTATAAGTGGTGTAATGAACATTTCAGAATTAATCGTGGTGTATTGAATACGATAGATTGTTGGTTATATACAAATGAAGTAATTGATTTGTATAAGCGGCGTATACTTATTTTACAGTTCCTCAAACATGTAGCAGGAGCTGAGTATAATCCAGAATCTAAATCATTAAAATTTGGGAAGGGTAAACTTGTCACAAAGCTTTCCGCTTTTGTAGCACAATATAAACATCCAGTATCATAATTGTTGTTACAATGATCTGGATAGGAAAGGTCATAACCGGTGAGTCGTGACATTAAACATGAGGTTGTTCAAATAGTTTAAATGAATATTCAATTATTTTAATTTTACAAACAATATAAAACGTCTTATAATAAATCCAAGTAATTATATATGAAAAGTAATATATAATTGTTTTAAAATAATTATTTTATAGGCGATAAAAAAAGCTATTCATTCGAGTTGAAAGGTTAACAAATGAATAAAGCTGACTAGGCAACTAGAGGCTCTCATCTTTATGTGTTTAATAAAGTGAGGGCTCTTTTGTTTATATCTAATTGGATTTCAATTAGAGGAAAAATACTTTTTGGAAAAGGAGATGGAATGATGATGGTGAAAAAAAGAATCTATTTAAATGCATTTGAGATGAATTGTTCTGGTCATCAGTCACCAGGATTATGGACACATCCAGAAGACAAATCTTCCACATACAAAGATGCAGAATACTGGATTCACTTAGCAAAAGTATTAGAAAAAGGATGTTTTGATGCGATCTTTCTAGCGGATGTACTTGGAACGTATGATGTATATGACGGCTCAAGAGATGCAGCTGTTCGCCAAGGAATTCAAATTCCTGTTAATGATCCAGCATTTGTTGTACCGATAATGGCACAAGTAACAAAACACTTAGGTTTTGGATTAACGGCATCTACAAGCTTTGAACATCCTTATGTTTTTGCAAGACGAATTTCAACGCTCGATCATTTAACAAATGGACGTATCGGGTGGAATGTCGTTACATCTTATTTAAATAGCGGAGCTGTAAATGTTGGATTGGAACAACAAATAAGCCACGATAAACGTTATGATATTGCAGATGAATATATGGAGGTTGTTTATAAATTGTGGGAAGGGAGTTGGGAAGACGATGCGGTTGTCGTAAATAAGGAAAGGAGGCTCTATGCAGATCCAAGGAAAGTCCATGATATTCGACATGAAGGTAACTATTATCGTGTTCCTGGTGCACATCTATGTGAGCCATCACCACAACGAACGCCAGTTATTTTTCAAGCTGGAGCTTCAAAAAGAGGTAGGGAGTTTGCAGCAAAACACGCAGAACTTGTTTTTATTAGCTCCCCAACAGTAACAATTGCAAAAAACTATGTTCAATCTTTACGAGAAGAAGCAAACTTAGTCGGCTGCAACCCGAATGAAATAAAAGTCCTCTCCTTATTAACACCAATTATAGGAAAGACTGATGAAGAAGCACATAACAAATATCAAGATTATAAACTTCATACTAGCTATGAAGGGGCATTGGCATTGTACGGAGGATGGAGCGGAGTTGATTTTTCAACCTACCAGCCTAATGAAGAGCTGAAATATGTCGAAAATGATGCTATCCGTTCAAGTTTAGAGGCATTGACACAAATTGATCCGAGGAAAAAATGGACAGTTGAGGAAGTAGCTGATTTTGTTGGTATTGGCGGTATGGGTCAAGTCGCAGTAGGTACACCAGAAAAAGTGGCTGATTTGATGGAAGAGTGGATTCGTGAAACAGGTGTTGATGGTTTTAATATTGCTTATGCAATAAGCCCCGGTACTTTTGAGGAATTTGTTGAATACGTAGTTCCAATATTGCAGAAACGCGGACTTGTTCGAACGGAATATGAACAAGGTACGTTCCGCAACAACCTATTTGGTTATGATTATTTACCTGATCATCATATAGGTCGCCAATATCGAAAAAACCTCTCCTTGCAAACGAATAGCTAAAAGATAACGATACATGAAAAGGAATGAAAGAAGATTTTTAGATTGATTAGGTGACAAGGAGCTAGAAGATTAAGGAAAGTGATTGAAGACAAAGAAATAAGAAGTACTTTTGTGGATTTTTCACGTTCTTATTTATAGCGACATTTTATAGAAAAAGTTTAAGGTGGGCATCAAAAATGAAATTTGGATTTTGGTTACCGATTTTTGGAGGATGGTTACGAAATGTAAAGGAGGAACATATGCCTCCCACATTCGATTATGCAAAAAATGTGATTCAATCAGCTGAAGCGTGGGGATTCGACATGACTCTAATTGCCGAGCTATATTTAAACGATATTAAAGGAATTGAACACGATTCGCTTGAAGCTTGGTCTACCGCTTCAGCTTTAGCGGCAGTGACTGAAAAAATTGAGATTTTAACGGCTATTCGCCCTGGATTTCATAATCCAGCTGTTATAGCGAAAATGGCGGCAAATATTGATCATATTTCAAACGGTCGTTTTACGTTAAATATCGTATCTGCGTGGTGGGAAGAAGAGGCAAAGCAATATGGCGGCATTTTTACAAAACATAACGAACGTTATGATCGAACAGAAGAGTTTATTGAAATATTAAAAGGACTTTGGACACAACAGTCCTTCCGGTATGATGGTGAATTTTATCAAATTGAAAATGCACATCTTGAACCGAAACCAATTCAGCATCCGTACCCGACATTGTATGCCGGGGGTGAAAGCGAGCGAGGAAAACAGGCAATTGTTAATCAATGCGATGCGTATGTCATGCATGGGGGGACGGTAGACGAAATAGCCTTGAAAATTGCGGATATGAAAGAACGTCGAGCGAATGCGGGAAAGGAACCTTTCCAACAGTTTGGAATGGCTGCCTATGTGATTTGCCGAGATTCGGAGAAGGAGGCACAACAAGAGCTACAACGAATTACTAATGTAAAAAAGAGTGCGTCAGGTTATGCGGGGTTTGTAGATTTTACAACGAAATCAAAATTGGAGAAACAAGTAACATTAATGGATTATTCCGTTTCCAATCGAGGATTACGTCCTAATTTAATAGGTACACCGCTTCAAATAGCTGAACGGATTCACGCATATGAAAAAGTTGGTTTGGATTTACTTATTCTACAGTTTTCACCACAACTAGAAGAAATGGAACGTTTTGCAAAGGATGTCATTCCTCTTATAAAAGAAAAATCTTCCGTTGAAAGGGGATTACGAAATGACGGGAAAAATTTATGTCATTCACGAAAATGATGAGTGGACGATTCACTTGACAAAGCGGTTAGATGAGCTTGCCCTGCCATATGAAGAGTGGCATCTTAACGAAGGAATCTTAGATTTAACTGTCAGTCCGCCAGAAGGTATTTTTTATAGTCGAATGAGCGCATCATCTCATACGAGAGGACATCCATTTGCTCCAGAACTAACTGAGGCTGTCATAGCTTGGTTGGAGTATTATGACCGAAAAATCATCAATGGCAGTCGTGCGCTCAGACTTGAAGTAAGTAAGGTCAATCAATATACAGCTCTTGAAGCAGCTGGAATTCGTACACCAAATACAATAGCAGCTGTAGGTAAAGAGCAAATTATTCGTGCTGCTAAAAGGTTAGATGCTGCTTCTTTCATTACAAAACATAATCGTGCAGGAAAAGGATTAGGGGTACAGCTATTTCATTCAATAGATGCGCTTAATGAATACGTAAAAAGTCCAAGGTTTGAACTGTCGATTGATGGGATAACCTTAATTCAGGAATATATTCAAGCACCTGAACCATATATTACTCGCTGTGAATTTGTAGGTGGAAAATTTGTTTATGCGGTTCAAGTAGATACATCAGAAGGATTTGAATTGTGTCCTGCAGAGGCTTGTCAAATTGAAGATCTGTTTTGTCCAGTTGGAGAAAAACTTCCTACAAAAAAGCCAAAGTTTAAAATTATAGAGGATTTTCAAGAACCTATTATTGAAAAATACGAATCTTTTCTAAAGCAAAACGACATTCAAATTGCGGGCATTGAGTTTATACGGAATGATCGCGGAGAGCTTTATACGTACGATGTTAATACAAACACAAATTATAATGCGGATGCAGAATTTGCGGTAAAAAAATTTGGCATGCTTGAAGTTGCTAAGTTTTTAGAACAGCAGTTAAAAACGTTGACATCAACTGTAAAAACGAATTATTCATATAAATGAGAAAAAAAACAAACTGACTAGATCACTAGAGGTTCGTGTTAATCCTTTCCATCAAAGGATATCATGCGCACCTCTTTTTTAATAAGTGTTAGGGGGAGATAGTATGAGTTTACAATTTGCTTATTGGGCACCTAATGTGAGCGGGGGATTAGTCATTTCAAATATACAACAGAAAACCGGTTGGTCATTTGAGGATAATAAACGTTATGCTCAAATCGCTGAAAATAGTGGTTTTGATTATGTTTTGTTACAAACACGTTTCATTGCAAGTTATGGAGCTGAAAATCAATTAGAAGCCTCAGCGCTTGCTTCTGCCCTAGCTGCATCAACAGAGAAGATTAACATTATTACGGCAGTATTACCTGGATTATGGCATCCAGGTGTCATGGCTAAAATAATTTCAACCATCGATCACATTAGTAACGGTCGTGCTTCCATTAACATTGTTAGTGGTTGGTTGAAAGGGGAGTTTAATGGCTACGGTGAACCGTGGTTGGATCATGATGAACGTTACCGTCGTTCTGAGGAATTTATTAATGTACTTCGTCAATTGTGGTCAAAAGAAATCGCGAACTATCGTGGTGATTTCTATCGATTGAATGATGCACCTTTAAAACCAAAACCGATTCATCCGCCGAAAATATTTCAAGGTGGAAATTCCCGAGCTGCAAAGGAAATGGCGGGTCGTGTTTCGGATGTGTACTTAATGAATGGAGGTTCATTAGAGGAGATAAAGGAACAAATTAATGAAGTAAGGGGATATAGAAAAAAGCATGGTGCAGGTGACATTCAGTTTGGTGTAAATAGCTTTGTCATTGTTCGGGATACAGAAAAAGAAGCAAAACAAGTGTTGCGAGATATTGTGACAAACGCAAATGAAGAGGCGGTTCAAGGATTTAGAGATTCTGTCCAGGCAGCTGGATCATCTTCGCCCGAAGGAAAAGGAATGTGGTCTGAATCGACTTTTGAAGACTTAGTACAATACAATGATGGTTTTAAAACAGGACTTATCGGAACAGCTAAGCAAGTTGCTAATCGAATTGTCGAATTGAAAAAAATCGGTGTAGATATTGTTCTGACAGGATTTTTACATTATGAAGAAGACTTAAAGGCTTTTGGAGAAAAGGTGATTCCTTTAGTAAGAGAGAAAGAGCAACAACAATTGGAAGAGGTTTTAAAATAATCACTATGAAAATATTTTCACCAAGATCAGTAAAATGGTGGAATATATTTAACATTAAATCTATTGAAATGGAGTGAAATCAAATGTCTGTTAAAGATAAAGTAAAACAACAGATAGAAAAAAATTCAGGTACATTACCTACCTTCTCAGAACCCGTAAAAGTAGGATCTATAGAATTAGAGCAACTGTTGATAGCAATTGAGCAAAATGCAAAACAACGTAGAGAACGCGGTAAAGAAGAAAGACCTTATTATGCTATCGAACTTATTAAGGAATCGAGATTAAGTGCTCTTCGGTTACCCGTTGAACTGGGGGGCGGAGGTGCTAGCATCCGTGAATTATTCTATGTACTGATTCGATTAGCTGAAGCGGACCCCCCCGATGTGGCACATAGTCTTCGCTATCATTATTATCAAGTAGAACAATTTCTTCGTGCCCCTGTTAGTGATCGGAAAGATAGATGGTTAAAAAGAATTGCAGCAGGAGAAATAATCGGAAATGCGTTTACTGAAATTTCAGCAAGAAATGTAGGAACTTATACTTTTGACACATCTTTAACTCCTGATGGCTCGGGCTATCGATTAAATGGTACAAAGTATTTTAGTACAGGTACAGGTACTTTGTTTGCAGATTGGGTTGACGTTTTAGCTTCAAATTGGAAAGGAGAAACAGTTTCCGCACTCATTCCGACGAATCGAGAAGGCGTTATGATGAAGGATGACTGGGATGGGATAGGACAGCGATTGACTGGAAGCGGCACTACTATTCTAAATAATGTTTTTG from Bacillus aquiflavi includes the following:
- a CDS encoding ATP-grasp domain-containing protein, which encodes MTGKIYVIHENDEWTIHLTKRLDELALPYEEWHLNEGILDLTVSPPEGIFYSRMSASSHTRGHPFAPELTEAVIAWLEYYDRKIINGSRALRLEVSKVNQYTALEAAGIRTPNTIAAVGKEQIIRAAKRLDAASFITKHNRAGKGLGVQLFHSIDALNEYVKSPRFELSIDGITLIQEYIQAPEPYITRCEFVGGKFVYAVQVDTSEGFELCPAEACQIEDLFCPVGEKLPTKKPKFKIIEDFQEPIIEKYESFLKQNDIQIAGIEFIRNDRGELYTYDVNTNTNYNADAEFAVKKFGMLEVAKFLEQQLKTLTSTVKTNYSYK
- a CDS encoding LLM class flavin-dependent oxidoreductase, which produces MVKKRIYLNAFEMNCSGHQSPGLWTHPEDKSSTYKDAEYWIHLAKVLEKGCFDAIFLADVLGTYDVYDGSRDAAVRQGIQIPVNDPAFVVPIMAQVTKHLGFGLTASTSFEHPYVFARRISTLDHLTNGRIGWNVVTSYLNSGAVNVGLEQQISHDKRYDIADEYMEVVYKLWEGSWEDDAVVVNKERRLYADPRKVHDIRHEGNYYRVPGAHLCEPSPQRTPVIFQAGASKRGREFAAKHAELVFISSPTVTIAKNYVQSLREEANLVGCNPNEIKVLSLLTPIIGKTDEEAHNKYQDYKLHTSYEGALALYGGWSGVDFSTYQPNEELKYVENDAIRSSLEALTQIDPRKKWTVEEVADFVGIGGMGQVAVGTPEKVADLMEEWIRETGVDGFNIAYAISPGTFEEFVEYVVPILQKRGLVRTEYEQGTFRNNLFGYDYLPDHHIGRQYRKNLSLQTNS
- a CDS encoding SMI1/KNR4 family protein, producing MITSVIKKLQEQLKIHFQPFLNPPASEDKIKAVEKEMNVTFPEDLRALYLTHNGEKQSGPGLFFGLPFLSLDEMLTEWKCWVGLEEDEELNTIDAYSVPQLWIKEKYANRYWIPISTDFGGNHLGIDLDPDECGKRGQVINFGADEEVKYVIAYHLSDFLTFITNTLKDGTYTIDEQEGDVSWSYGSIEQLHFLDAIRTMELPVLHPIEKNSADADGWFEQLDNDWVSIVNEMAVNPQSFTQKKNLLLMGKELTHITPLTICTDVRELVLSGNYINNLSPLKAITSLKNLYLCNNPVTDLKPIAYLKHLQFLNLEKTNVTNIQPLTVLSALKILNIAHTKIADYSPLSECKKLETLTCAISHIKQLEAIVNIAALKELHIQRLENVTEEVLALLGNLKTLKSLKIENATLQHVDFLRKNNALQQLTFTNSVIKDASTIVKLSRLTKLTLEGSTIGNLESIASSKSLTTFTGSFAQFYLLKDLFIQKIDFSQLVGETSEEEKEIWLHYLRKY
- a CDS encoding glycerol dehydrogenase; this encodes MTKPVKSVTSPKKFIIGQNLLGDLSTYTKTFGDDAYVICDEFILERAKKEAEKSFEDAGHKSEFVQFNYQITQEEIDRHREAIRKTGANVIVGIGGGKTLDTAKATAYYEHLPVVIFPTIASTDAPCTALAVIYNSDGSFDRYLFLPANPDVVLADTNILAAAPTRFFVAGIGDALATYFEARACYHKNGDNLANMKPSLAGLGLSKMCYDTILKYGHQAKIAVDHGISTPAVENTIEATIYLSGVGAEAGGLAAAHAIHNGMTAVPSLHKAQHGEKVVFGLLTQLVLENAPKEELETVIEFIKKVGLPLTLNDLGLDKFREEEWRKVAEDACAEGDTMGNMPHPVTPDDVYQAIIAANALAEYYHD
- the sfnG gene encoding dimethylsulfone monooxygenase SfnG; its protein translation is MSLQFAYWAPNVSGGLVISNIQQKTGWSFEDNKRYAQIAENSGFDYVLLQTRFIASYGAENQLEASALASALAASTEKINIITAVLPGLWHPGVMAKIISTIDHISNGRASINIVSGWLKGEFNGYGEPWLDHDERYRRSEEFINVLRQLWSKEIANYRGDFYRLNDAPLKPKPIHPPKIFQGGNSRAAKEMAGRVSDVYLMNGGSLEEIKEQINEVRGYRKKHGAGDIQFGVNSFVIVRDTEKEAKQVLRDIVTNANEEAVQGFRDSVQAAGSSSPEGKGMWSESTFEDLVQYNDGFKTGLIGTAKQVANRIVELKKIGVDIVLTGFLHYEEDLKAFGEKVIPLVREKEQQQLEEVLK
- a CDS encoding acyl-CoA dehydrogenase family protein codes for the protein MSVKDKVKQQIEKNSGTLPTFSEPVKVGSIELEQLLIAIEQNAKQRRERGKEERPYYAIELIKESRLSALRLPVELGGGGASIRELFYVLIRLAEADPPDVAHSLRYHYYQVEQFLRAPVSDRKDRWLKRIAAGEIIGNAFTEISARNVGTYTFDTSLTPDGSGYRLNGTKYFSTGTGTLFADWVDVLASNWKGETVSALIPTNREGVMMKDDWDGIGQRLTGSGTTILNNVFVNEEEVTITQETDTPFNSHLQLFLHVVIAGILRNVVTDAKDLVHSRRRTFTFAAAETAAADPQLQQVIGELSSITFAAEAIVLTAAEALDAAVNSAVDGVIDYGLSHEASLQAAQAKVVIDKLALKASTLLFEVGGASATKQSAHLDRHWRNIRTIASHNPTVYKARAIGNYVVNGTELPIQEVYF
- a CDS encoding LLM class flavin-dependent oxidoreductase codes for the protein MKFGFWLPIFGGWLRNVKEEHMPPTFDYAKNVIQSAEAWGFDMTLIAELYLNDIKGIEHDSLEAWSTASALAAVTEKIEILTAIRPGFHNPAVIAKMAANIDHISNGRFTLNIVSAWWEEEAKQYGGIFTKHNERYDRTEEFIEILKGLWTQQSFRYDGEFYQIENAHLEPKPIQHPYPTLYAGGESERGKQAIVNQCDAYVMHGGTVDEIALKIADMKERRANAGKEPFQQFGMAAYVICRDSEKEAQQELQRITNVKKSASGYAGFVDFTTKSKLEKQVTLMDYSVSNRGLRPNLIGTPLQIAERIHAYEKVGLDLLILQFSPQLEEMERFAKDVIPLIKEKSSVERGLRNDGKNLCHSRK